One genomic segment of Ictalurus punctatus breed USDA103 chromosome 4, Coco_2.0, whole genome shotgun sequence includes these proteins:
- the LOC128629544 gene encoding DNA-directed RNA polymerase II subunit RPB1-like produces the protein MGVRHFSLSPLLEGLDLDLNTRYQLAHLTADITMLLNVLRTSSGHAGFPPPLRYRIRPANVCIDTSTQTDPLPDPSSSYQTDDDVAFSDLGSDHSPPFSPASPEYSPPFSPASPEYSPPYTSAGYPTSPGCTPFYHPFSPTALG, from the coding sequence GTGTCCGTCACTTTTCCTTatctcctttactggaggggctggatttggatctgaacactcgttatcagctcgcgcatctcactgctgacatcacTATGCTACTCAATGTTCTTCGCACCTCCTCTGGGCATGCGGGGTTCCCCCCACCTCTCAGATACAGAATCCGCCCCgcgaatgtgtgtattgacacctctacacagacagaccctcTGCCTGACCCTTCCTCCAGCTACCAGACTGATGATGATGTGGCCTTCTCCGACCTGGGCTCTGATCACTCTCCCCCTTTCTCACCTGCCAGTCCTGAGTACTCTCCCCCTTTCTCACCTGCCAGTCCTGAGTACTCTCCACCGTACACCTCAGCTGGCTATCCCACATCCCCTGGGTGCACCCCATTTTACCATCCGTTTTCTCCTACCGCTCTCGGATGA